From the genome of Mesorhizobium japonicum MAFF 303099, one region includes:
- a CDS encoding ABC transporter substrate-binding protein produces MRTGLYDRLVRAGATRRDVLKGAASMAAIAAASGAGLGALTRPASAASELRSKILQIPGVGKGQPTDADFQKVGELCLEATKANVKEGEFAGVELTFMGLNNQNLHNVLFRGFLKPWEAYTGAKISWIDLAQADYNARLQQSIATGTVDFDIIEMGAPFEGDVCGKGLTSEMPDWVKKQIDFDDLVNYLKPPVGTWDGKQYRVTIDGDTHNFNYRTDVFADADLAKQWKDGGGEGEWGVPKTWQQVQAVTKFLKGKKFKGQDVYGYLDAPKPWGGFGFYFLGSRATAYAKHPDDKAWLFDADTMKPRINNPAWVRAIQDVIDALPSEPADQINADPNTTGFQQFLAGTGSMIPWWGDIGSNVKTNDSSVIGDVTGFSILPGSDDVYNSKTGKWEKLASGPNYSPNCAYLGWGVYVMARVDKDEKKKKAAWSAAAHLGGKDLSIWTAMYPSGFQPYRNSHFDIPEWVAAGYDEAFITSYLKSEGDSYNHPNAAIEPRIPGIFQYYSAAEDILANTFAGKMKAQEGADAIAAAWEKLTDQIGREKQIKLYKASLGLA; encoded by the coding sequence ATCCTGCAGATTCCCGGCGTTGGCAAAGGTCAGCCGACCGATGCCGATTTCCAGAAGGTCGGCGAACTCTGCCTCGAGGCAACCAAGGCCAACGTCAAGGAAGGCGAATTCGCCGGCGTCGAGTTGACCTTCATGGGCCTCAACAACCAGAACCTGCACAATGTGCTGTTTCGCGGCTTCCTGAAGCCGTGGGAGGCCTATACCGGCGCCAAGATCAGCTGGATCGACCTGGCGCAGGCCGACTACAATGCCCGGCTGCAGCAGTCGATCGCCACCGGCACCGTCGACTTCGACATCATCGAGATGGGCGCGCCCTTCGAAGGCGATGTCTGCGGCAAGGGCCTGACTTCGGAGATGCCGGATTGGGTCAAGAAGCAGATCGATTTCGACGACCTGGTCAACTACCTGAAGCCGCCGGTCGGCACTTGGGACGGCAAGCAGTATCGGGTCACCATCGACGGCGACACGCACAATTTCAACTACCGCACCGACGTGTTCGCCGATGCCGACCTCGCCAAGCAGTGGAAGGACGGCGGCGGTGAAGGCGAATGGGGCGTGCCGAAGACCTGGCAGCAGGTGCAAGCCGTCACCAAGTTCCTCAAGGGCAAGAAGTTCAAGGGCCAGGACGTCTATGGCTATCTTGACGCGCCCAAGCCATGGGGCGGTTTCGGCTTCTACTTCCTCGGCAGCCGCGCCACCGCCTACGCCAAGCATCCCGACGACAAGGCCTGGTTGTTCGACGCCGACACGATGAAGCCGCGCATCAACAATCCGGCCTGGGTGCGCGCCATCCAGGACGTGATTGACGCGCTGCCGTCGGAACCGGCGGATCAGATCAATGCCGACCCGAACACCACCGGCTTCCAGCAGTTCCTGGCCGGCACCGGTTCGATGATCCCCTGGTGGGGCGACATCGGCTCCAACGTCAAGACCAACGATTCCTCGGTCATCGGCGACGTCACCGGCTTCTCGATCCTGCCGGGTTCGGACGACGTCTACAATTCCAAGACCGGCAAATGGGAGAAGCTCGCCAGCGGGCCGAACTATTCGCCGAACTGCGCCTATCTCGGCTGGGGGGTCTACGTCATGGCCCGCGTCGACAAGGACGAGAAGAAGAAAAAGGCGGCATGGTCCGCCGCCGCCCATCTCGGCGGCAAGGACCTGTCGATCTGGACGGCGATGTATCCGTCCGGCTTCCAGCCCTACCGCAATTCGCATTTCGACATTCCGGAATGGGTGGCGGCCGGCTATGACGAGGCTTTCATCACCTCGTATCTGAAGTCGGAAGGCGACAGCTACAACCATCCGAACGCGGCGATCGAGCCGCGCATCCCCGGCATCTTCCAGTACTATTCCGCCGCCGAGGACATTCTGGCCAACACCTTCGCCGGCAAGATGAAGGCGCAGGAAGGCGCCGATGCCATCGCCGCCGCCTGGGAAAAGCTCACCGACCAGATCGGCCGCGAAAAACAGATCAAGCTCTACAAGGCCTCGCTCGGCCTGGCCTGA
- a CDS encoding carbohydrate ABC transporter permease, translated as MSVQTTEYTVSEIRSPASFITSRVFIYGALVFWALICLFPIYWTITTSFKSAVDVTQGHLIPFVDFQPDWKGWRSLGLSPDSIFQTSTVRDEFFKRFMNSVITSVGASSLAIVIGSLAAYGLTRYRYKFAWFKNEDISFFFLSQLILPPVVLALPFLVLYREVGLLDTRIGLVLLYTLMVLPIVIWIMRDQFNSIPVELEEAALVDGLSIWGAFFRIVMPIALPGMVAAFILAMVLCWNEYFFAALLTSTDAKTIPVMVASQTGSQGINWWSMAALATAAIAPLAVIGIALERYLIMGMTAGAVK; from the coding sequence ATGAGCGTTCAGACCACCGAATATACCGTCTCCGAAATCCGCTCTCCGGCGAGCTTCATCACCAGCCGCGTCTTCATCTATGGCGCGCTGGTGTTCTGGGCCTTGATCTGCCTGTTCCCGATCTACTGGACGATAACGACCTCGTTCAAATCGGCGGTCGACGTCACCCAAGGCCATCTGATCCCCTTCGTCGACTTCCAGCCGGACTGGAAGGGCTGGCGTTCGCTCGGGCTCTCGCCGGATTCGATCTTCCAGACCTCGACAGTGCGCGATGAGTTCTTCAAGCGCTTCATGAACTCGGTCATCACCTCGGTCGGCGCGTCGAGCCTTGCCATCGTCATCGGCAGCCTCGCCGCCTACGGCCTCACACGCTACCGCTACAAGTTCGCCTGGTTCAAGAACGAGGACATCTCCTTCTTCTTCCTGTCGCAGCTCATCCTGCCGCCTGTCGTACTCGCCCTGCCTTTCCTGGTGCTCTACCGCGAAGTCGGCCTGCTCGACACGCGCATCGGGCTGGTTCTGCTCTACACGCTGATGGTGCTGCCCATCGTCATCTGGATCATGCGCGACCAGTTCAACTCGATCCCGGTCGAGCTGGAAGAAGCGGCCCTCGTCGACGGCCTGTCGATCTGGGGGGCGTTCTTCCGTATCGTCATGCCGATCGCACTGCCGGGCATGGTCGCCGCCTTCATCCTGGCGATGGTGCTGTGCTGGAACGAGTATTTCTTCGCCGCCCTCCTGACCTCGACCGATGCCAAGACCATTCCCGTCATGGTGGCGAGCCAGACCGGCTCGCAAGGCATCAACTGGTGGTCGATGGCAGCCCTTGCCACCGCCGCGATCGCGCCGCTGGCGGTGATCGGCATCGCGCTGGAACGCTATCTCATCATGGGCATGACCGCCGGAGCCGTGAAGTGA
- a CDS encoding creatininase family protein, producing the protein MRYELMLPHQIRQAIAENWPVALPLGVLEYHGEHMAVGMDTLAVTKTLELFEKERDVVILPPFYYGAASYAVAPPEGTGSVQVGGNQLALFGEELFYSLLRIGFRNIHAIIHHQTENFAAGMPTDLAFKTAGRQAIFRFLEKQRGEGWWGSKDMADYYAGHAAGENFFNWVQVHPLMPAAMNGKYPFDHAGIGETSLMLALCPEAVDAARFADNTGWYTASAKDASAELGNKGVAMIMDHLRAILRA; encoded by the coding sequence ATGCGCTATGAACTGATGCTGCCGCACCAGATCCGCCAGGCGATTGCCGAGAATTGGCCGGTCGCCCTGCCGCTCGGCGTGCTCGAATACCATGGCGAGCACATGGCCGTCGGCATGGACACGCTGGCCGTCACCAAGACGCTTGAACTGTTCGAGAAGGAGAGGGATGTCGTCATCCTGCCGCCCTTCTACTACGGTGCCGCGAGCTACGCAGTGGCGCCCCCGGAAGGCACTGGCTCGGTGCAGGTCGGCGGCAATCAGCTGGCGCTGTTCGGTGAGGAGTTGTTCTACAGCCTGTTGCGCATCGGTTTCCGCAACATACACGCCATCATCCATCACCAGACCGAGAATTTCGCTGCCGGCATGCCGACCGATCTCGCCTTCAAGACCGCCGGCCGCCAGGCGATCTTCCGCTTCCTCGAGAAGCAGCGCGGCGAGGGCTGGTGGGGTTCGAAGGACATGGCCGATTACTATGCCGGACACGCCGCCGGTGAAAATTTCTTCAACTGGGTGCAGGTCCATCCGCTGATGCCGGCCGCCATGAACGGCAAGTATCCGTTCGACCATGCCGGCATCGGCGAGACATCGCTGATGCTGGCGCTATGCCCGGAGGCCGTCGATGCCGCCCGCTTCGCCGACAATACCGGCTGGTATACGGCAAGCGCCAAGGATGCATCGGCGGAACTTGGAAACAAGGGTGTCGCCATGATCATGGATCATTTGCGCGCTATCCTGAGGGCCTAA
- a CDS encoding aldo/keto reductase: MKTRHFDRIGNGGLTFTELGFGTAPLGNLYRAVSDEDAKATLDAAWATGCRYYDTAPLYGLGLSETRLNPFLRGKKRDDYVLSSKVGRLMRACPPEQRTGIGKFFDTPSRQEVYDYSYDGVMRSFEASLERLGVDRIDILFVHDVDIFTHGSKQASDLRIEEFMRSGYYGLLSLRDQSAIKAFGGGINEWQVAQTLAERGDFDLFLLAGRYTLLEQEALTSFLPLCQKRGIGIVLGGPYNSGILATGPKPGAYYNYSEAPKDILERVARIEAVCKRHGVRLIEAALQFPLLHPSVVSVIPGGQRPSEVESNRSLLDAKLPAALWADLKQEGLMRADAPNG, from the coding sequence ATGAAGACACGGCATTTCGACCGCATCGGCAATGGCGGCCTCACCTTTACGGAACTCGGCTTCGGCACGGCGCCGCTCGGCAATCTCTATCGTGCCGTTTCCGACGAGGATGCCAAGGCCACGCTCGACGCCGCCTGGGCGACCGGCTGCCGCTACTACGATACCGCGCCGCTCTACGGGCTTGGCCTGTCGGAAACGCGCCTCAATCCGTTCCTCCGCGGCAAGAAGCGGGACGACTATGTGCTGTCGAGCAAGGTCGGCCGCCTCATGCGCGCTTGCCCGCCGGAGCAGCGCACCGGCATCGGCAAGTTCTTCGACACGCCGTCGCGCCAGGAGGTCTACGATTACAGCTATGACGGCGTCATGCGCTCGTTCGAGGCCTCCCTCGAGCGGCTTGGCGTCGACCGGATCGACATATTGTTCGTGCACGATGTCGACATCTTCACCCATGGCAGCAAGCAGGCGTCCGACCTGCGCATCGAAGAATTCATGCGCTCGGGCTACTACGGACTGCTGTCGCTGCGCGATCAGAGTGCGATCAAGGCGTTCGGCGGCGGCATCAACGAATGGCAGGTTGCCCAGACGCTGGCCGAGCGCGGCGATTTCGACCTGTTCCTGCTTGCCGGGCGCTACACGCTGCTGGAACAGGAGGCGCTGACATCCTTCCTGCCGCTCTGCCAGAAACGCGGCATCGGCATCGTGCTGGGTGGCCCCTACAATTCCGGCATCCTGGCGACAGGACCGAAGCCCGGCGCCTACTACAACTATTCCGAGGCGCCGAAGGACATTCTCGAGCGGGTCGCCCGCATCGAGGCTGTCTGTAAGCGCCATGGTGTCAGGCTGATCGAGGCGGCGCTGCAGTTTCCGCTGCTGCATCCCTCGGTCGTCTCGGTGATCCCCGGCGGCCAGCGGCCGAGCGAAGTCGAGAGCAACCGCTCGCTGCTCGACGCGAAGCTGCCGGCAGCGCTTTGGGCCGATCTCAAGCAGGAAGGCCTGATGCGCGCCGACGCGCCGAATGGCTAA
- a CDS encoding SIS domain-containing protein, with protein MSDRNENLFKTALDELSGVLARVDDSQIDAACKLLAEARQIVVYGCGREALQVKGFAMRLYHLGLPVSVVGDMTAPPLGPGDVFLASSGPGETSTVLTLMRVAREAGATNLLLTAQAGGSAAKRADTTLLIPAQTMANDQGPQKTSVLPMGSVFEGALFLLFEVMVLKLKSLIGASPEAMRARHTNME; from the coding sequence GTGAGCGACCGGAACGAAAATCTGTTCAAGACCGCTCTCGACGAACTAAGCGGCGTGCTGGCGCGGGTGGATGACAGCCAGATCGACGCCGCCTGCAAGCTGCTCGCCGAAGCCAGGCAGATCGTCGTCTATGGCTGCGGCCGCGAGGCCTTGCAGGTCAAGGGTTTCGCCATGCGGCTCTATCATCTCGGCCTGCCGGTCTCGGTGGTCGGCGACATGACCGCGCCGCCCTTGGGCCCCGGTGACGTCTTCCTGGCCAGTTCCGGACCGGGAGAAACCTCGACCGTGCTGACCTTGATGCGCGTCGCGCGCGAAGCCGGCGCGACCAATCTGCTGCTGACCGCCCAAGCCGGCGGCAGTGCGGCAAAACGGGCCGACACGACGCTCCTCATCCCGGCCCAGACCATGGCCAATGACCAGGGGCCGCAAAAGACTTCAGTCCTGCCGATGGGCTCGGTATTCGAAGGCGCGCTGTTCCTGCTGTTCGAGGTGATGGTGCTGAAGCTCAAATCCTTGATTGGCGCGTCGCCCGAAGCCATGCGCGCACGCCACACCAATATGGAATAG
- a CDS encoding carbohydrate ABC transporter permease yields the protein MADQILPTNDWPANAVPSDLIPPGRKRLGWAVMAAATLGLLATILVQILYKSEVDTIGFETWRPVVYAYVLWGVALGIGQVLTRGEDGQRALFLLPALLFTIAMVIFPTLFGFYIALTDWNLSSFSGRRFNGLDNFWQMLGDPYYRNALFNMVLYVLAVLVEYVIAFGLALLLNAQIRARKFFRVVFLMPLMLSPVAVSWMIGKSLMEYRFGPAATLARHLGWDNPAFFSDPIIARISIMILDAWTFIPFMMIMLLAGLQAMSREVLEAARVDGATAWQTFWQVTFPLMLPVSVTAVILRIIFKLKLADIIITVTSGGPGGATDSVSSFIYREYRDRSNVGYGTMLAMAYLVIIVVFVTWLLKLANRFVRNVN from the coding sequence GTGGCTGACCAGATTTTGCCCACCAATGATTGGCCGGCAAACGCCGTCCCATCCGACCTGATACCGCCAGGCCGCAAACGCTTGGGCTGGGCGGTGATGGCCGCCGCAACGCTTGGCCTGCTGGCAACGATCCTTGTCCAGATCCTCTACAAGAGCGAGGTCGACACGATCGGCTTCGAGACATGGCGTCCCGTGGTCTACGCCTATGTGCTGTGGGGCGTGGCACTCGGCATCGGCCAGGTGCTGACGCGCGGCGAGGACGGCCAGCGTGCGTTGTTCCTGCTACCGGCGCTGCTGTTCACCATCGCCATGGTGATCTTCCCGACGCTGTTCGGCTTCTACATCGCGCTCACCGACTGGAACCTCTCCTCCTTCAGCGGCCGCAGGTTCAACGGGCTCGACAATTTCTGGCAGATGCTGGGCGATCCCTACTATCGTAATGCTCTGTTCAACATGGTGCTCTACGTGCTCGCCGTGCTGGTCGAATATGTCATCGCCTTCGGGCTGGCGCTGCTGCTCAACGCGCAGATCCGGGCTCGCAAATTCTTCCGCGTCGTCTTCCTGATGCCGCTTATGCTGTCCCCGGTCGCGGTGTCATGGATGATCGGCAAATCGCTGATGGAATATCGCTTCGGACCGGCGGCAACGCTGGCGCGCCATCTCGGCTGGGACAATCCCGCCTTCTTTTCCGATCCCATCATCGCCCGCATATCGATCATGATACTGGATGCCTGGACCTTCATCCCGTTCATGATGATCATGCTGCTCGCCGGCCTGCAGGCGATGTCGCGCGAGGTGCTGGAGGCCGCGCGCGTCGACGGCGCGACCGCCTGGCAGACCTTCTGGCAGGTCACCTTCCCGCTGATGCTGCCGGTTTCGGTGACGGCGGTGATCCTGCGCATCATCTTCAAGTTGAAGCTGGCCGACATCATCATCACGGTGACCTCGGGCGGCCCCGGCGGCGCCACCGATTCCGTTTCCAGCTTCATCTACCGCGAATACCGCGACCGCTCCAATGTCGGCTATGGCACCATGCTGGCGATGGCCTATCTGGTCATCATCGTCGTGTTCGTGACCTGGCTGTTGAAGCTCGCCAACCGCTTCGTGCGCAACGTCAATTGA
- a CDS encoding HU family DNA-binding protein, translating to MNKNELVSAVADAASISKGDAQSAVDAVFSVITGELKKGGDVRLVGFGNFTVSKRAASTGRNPQTGAEVKIPARTVPKFSAGKGLKDAVN from the coding sequence ATGAACAAGAACGAACTGGTGTCCGCTGTCGCCGACGCCGCGAGCATTTCGAAGGGTGACGCGCAGTCGGCGGTCGATGCGGTATTTTCCGTCATCACCGGCGAACTGAAGAAGGGCGGCGATGTCCGGCTTGTCGGCTTTGGCAATTTCACCGTGTCAAAGCGTGCGGCCTCGACCGGCCGCAATCCGCAGACCGGCGCCGAAGTGAAGATCCCGGCACGCACTGTGCCGAAGTTCTCGGCCGGCAAAGGCCTGAAGGACGCAGTCAACTAA